The nucleotide window AAATCGCCGCGATGCTCGACGCCGGAGCGCTGTTCGCAGTGAACCACAGCGCAGGGAAGGACAGCCAAGCGATGCTGATTGCCCTGCGCCGCATGGGCGTGCCGGATTCGCAGATCGTCGTCGTGCATGCAGATCTCGGCGAGGTGGAGTGGCCCGGGAACATCGAGCACATCCGTTCGACAATGGGCGATGTCCCATTGATCATCGCCAGAGCCCGAAAGTCGTTCTTCGACATGGTCGAGCATCGCCGGATGTTTCCGAGCCCGGGCCAGCGCCAGTGCACAAGCGACCTGAAGCGCGGCCCAATCCAGCGTGAGCTTCGCCGCTACCTGAAAGCAAATCCCCAGTTCGGCGGTAGGATCGTCAACTGCATGGGGATGCGGGCCCAGGAAAGCCCGGCCCGCGCCAAGCGACAGGCCGTCACCAGGAACGCCGGATGCTCTGTCG belongs to Salipiger profundus and includes:
- a CDS encoding phosphoadenosine phosphosulfate reductase domain-containing protein, with the translated sequence MKMSGEIAAMLDAGALFAVNHSAGKDSQAMLIALRRMGVPDSQIVVVHADLGEVEWPGNIEHIRSTMGDVPLIIARARKSFFDMVEHRRMFPSPGQRQCTSDLKRGPIQRELRRYLKANPQFGGRIVNCMGMRAQESPARAKRQAVTRNAGCSVAGREWIDWLPIHDMLHFDVFATILSAGQRPHWAYYAGMTRLSCVFCIMASAGDLTTAARLMRDLYRRYVETEKRLGHTLSMTGRSLEEITGVAA